A DNA window from Pleurodeles waltl isolate 20211129_DDA chromosome 12, aPleWal1.hap1.20221129, whole genome shotgun sequence contains the following coding sequences:
- the LOC138267065 gene encoding olfactory receptor 1f45-like, whose amino-acid sequence MKGNQSSTTEFLLLGFSSHPEQQFLLFFVFLTMYTIILLGNLTIIFIIRMDSRLHTPMYFFLSLLACVDICFTSTTMPKLLVDQLSQKKAISFVVCITQLFFFHSFGNMDSFMLGIMGFDRYMAIGHPLHYKCVMRKKFCVCLVLLALVVATLHSLMYCFLVSRLHFCGSYEIHHYFCDIPPLLKLSCSGTTAIDLLLLTEGSVIVVTPLLCILISYCRITLVILKIKSSDGRKKAFSTCFSHLTSTVLFYGPGLFTYISPSSVYSFDKDIGISLMYSMVTSMLNPFVYSIRNNDVKEAFRKARDSTPCHQ is encoded by the coding sequence ATGAAAGGAAACCAGAGCTCTACTACAGAATTCCTCCTCTTGGGCTTCTCCAGTCACCCAGAGCAGCAGTTccttcttttctttgtcttccttacTATGTACACAATCATCCTTCTGGGAAATCTGacaatcatcttcatcatcaggatggactctcgacttcacacaccAATGTACTTCTTTCTGAGCCTCCTGGCCTGTGTGGACATCTGTTTTACATCCACTACAATGCCTAAGCTCTTGGTGGACCAGTTGTCACAGAAGAAGGCAATTTCTTTTGTTGTTTGCATCacacagttgtttttttttcattcatttggTAATATGGACAGTTTCATGCTGGGAATAATGGGTTTTGATCGATACATGGCAATAGGTCATCCTTTACATTATAAGTGTGTTATGAGAAAGAAGTTCTGTGTATGTCTAGTGCTACTTGCCTTGGTAGTTGCCACTCTTCATTCATTAATGTACTGTTTCTTGGTCTCCAGGTTACACTTTTGTGGCTCCTATGAGATCCACCACTACTTTTGTGATATTCCACCTCTCCTGAAGCTATCTTGTTCAGGCACCACTGCTATCGATCTTCTACTATTAACCGAGGGATCTGTAATTGTGGTAACACCACTTCTTTGCATTTTAATCTCATATTGTAGAATCACACTAGTCATACTGAAAATCAAGTCATCCGATGGAAGGAAAAAGGCCTTTTCCACCTGTTTCTCACATCTCACCTCCACAGTCCTCTTTTACGGGCCTGGACTTTTTACATACATTAGCCCATCCTCAGTATACTCCTTTGATAAGGATATAGGAATAAGTCTCATGTATAGCATGGTGACTTCTATGCTGAATCCATTTGTGTACAGTATTAGAAATAATGATGTAAAAGAGGCATTTAGGAAGGCGAGAGATTCAACTCCTTGTCACCAATAA